The sequence below is a genomic window from Spirochaeta cellobiosiphila DSM 17781.
GTATGAATTATGGAGTTTTGGCAACAGAATTAATTAGTACAAATAATTACATGGATTCAGTAGTAAATAAATTTGATCTAATTAATCGTTACGAAATAAAAGATCATCCAAAAGCGAGTAGTCGTGCTAAACTTACAAAGTTTTTAACAGCTGAATTTGATAATGAAACAGGGTTATTGACGATAAGTTTTAAGGATATAGATCCAATTTTTGCTACTGACGTAGTCAATTATTCAGTTGATTTATTAGATGACCAATTTAATATTATAAGTGGTAATCGACTTCTTACACAAAAACAACTTTTAGAAGATAAACTAAATGATGTTCAAGTAAAAATGACAGATTTAGAAAATCAAATTATAGATTTTCAAAGAAAGTATAATGTTATATCCGTTGAAAGCCTCGCATCAGAGCAAGTATCTCAGATAGCACAAATAAAATCTCAAATACTATCCAAAGAGATGGAAATAAGAAATTACGGAGATTTGTCAAGGGTGGAAGACCCTCAGTTAAGACGATTAAAGGTTGAACGAGATAATTTGGAAAGGTTGCTAAAAGAAATGGAAGCTCCCGGGGGACAGTTAGATTCCTCTATTTCTAATCAAAAAGATATACCAGAATTAGCTCTAGAATTTAATCATTTACGAAGGGATTTAGTAATTCAAGAAGCTTTGTTCCAGTTACTTACACAGCAATATGAGTCAACAAAGTTATCTCTTCAGGGGCAACAGCCTGTGTTTCAAGTAATTGAAAAAGCACAAATTCCTGATATAAAATCAGGTCCACATAGAAGCTTGATAGTAATTGCAGGTAGTTTAGGAGGATTTTTCTTTTCAATTTTATTAGCTTTTCTAAAAGACTCAATTCGTCAGATTAAAAAAGACCCCATAAAAATAAGAAAACTAAAAGCTGCTTGGAATGGAGAAAAATTTCAAACAGATGAGGTTAAATAATGTATATATCAAATTTTAGACAAAAGATCATAGGCGTTTTTTTGCTTATCATCACAAGTGTTGTTTTCGGACAAACAATTGATCTAACCTCAACCAATAGTGATTCCTCTTATCTTGATGTAATTGCTTCAAGTTCAAGTACGAATTTGAGTTTTAACAGTAACATTTTTAGTAGTATTAATAGGAGCAATTCTAATTATTCTGGTAATAGTATTACTAGTTCTAGCTTTGAACAGATTGCAACAACTGCTAGTGGGCGTGTAGCTTTAGCAGTTGCTAATCCAAATTATCCAGTCACTCCAGGAGATATATATACTTTAACTTATGTTACTGCTGGAGGTCTTCAAAGAGATTCTCTAGTTGTTAATTCTAATGAAGAAGTTTCAATAACACACTTAGGACAGATTGAAGCAAATGGTATGTCATATCTAGAACTACAAAAAGAAGTTTTAAGTCGAGTTAATGATGCCTATCCTCTCTCCACTCCACGT
It includes:
- a CDS encoding GumC family protein, translated to MQKNDDIVSLIDFIIVLIANKGLILITTVMICTLTFVLAFVSKILPSENSFLPNVYSPKATMLINSQSDSSGLSSLFSSSSMSDLASLAGISSSGMNYGVLATELISTNNYMDSVVNKFDLINRYEIKDHPKASSRAKLTKFLTAEFDNETGLLTISFKDIDPIFATDVVNYSVDLLDDQFNIISGNRLLTQKQLLEDKLNDVQVKMTDLENQIIDFQRKYNVISVESLASEQVSQIAQIKSQILSKEMEIRNYGDLSRVEDPQLRRLKVERDNLERLLKEMEAPGGQLDSSISNQKDIPELALEFNHLRRDLVIQEALFQLLTQQYESTKLSLQGQQPVFQVIEKAQIPDIKSGPHRSLIVIAGSLGGFFFSILLAFLKDSIRQIKKDPIKIRKLKAAWNGEKFQTDEVK